In the genome of Ignavibacteriales bacterium, one region contains:
- a CDS encoding HAMP domain-containing histidine kinase — translation MINRTLIQRYKSFVFGESTEFDVQKNIFLLITHISLIIAFVGIITNIVMGLALSLTLVTVAAFFIVVYFHFYVRNNGLGTNFSLGFFGVTVIVFSYLWFYNGGYNGNNSVLIFVYFIVVITVLPQRFRMISFIVYSVMIVGLITLQYFNPVLVIPYENQEQRFIDLAIGYFLYLILAYNIQNTILKNYDAERIKGKKINRQLSELNQQVNETNKKLEESIKSVEELNASKDRFITILSHDLRSPFHGLLGLSRILKEEYDTFPEMERKYIIHQLNNSIETLYSFLEEILLWGRLQRGVVKPKYSDENILNLFEEILNVHKQSLSKKAIQTVINCDKDLSALIDKELLSVVLRNLVSNAIKFSLSGKSIELNAFKESGTLKIEVSDKGIGITEKNLSRLFKIDEIVTTKGTEGETGSGMGLILCMDILKKLEGKISVHTVEGEGSVFTVELPKQILN, via the coding sequence ATGATTAACAGAACATTGATCCAAAGATATAAGTCATTTGTATTTGGTGAAAGCACTGAATTCGATGTACAGAAAAATATATTTCTGCTTATCACACACATATCTTTAATCATCGCATTTGTAGGCATCATCACAAATATTGTAATGGGACTTGCTCTTTCCCTTACACTTGTAACCGTAGCCGCTTTCTTTATAGTTGTTTACTTTCACTTTTATGTAAGAAATAATGGGCTCGGTACAAATTTCTCACTTGGATTTTTTGGAGTCACAGTAATTGTATTCAGTTATCTGTGGTTTTACAACGGCGGTTATAACGGCAATAACAGTGTCCTGATATTTGTTTATTTCATAGTCGTTATCACGGTTCTTCCTCAGCGATTCAGGATGATTTCCTTTATAGTATACTCCGTAATGATAGTCGGATTAATTACTCTTCAATACTTCAACCCGGTTCTCGTCATTCCTTATGAAAACCAGGAACAACGATTCATCGATCTTGCAATAGGATATTTCCTCTATTTAATTCTTGCCTACAATATTCAAAACACCATCTTAAAAAATTATGATGCTGAGAGGATTAAAGGGAAGAAAATTAATCGCCAGTTAAGTGAACTGAATCAACAGGTGAATGAGACAAATAAAAAACTGGAAGAATCAATAAAAAGTGTTGAGGAGCTTAATGCCTCGAAGGACAGGTTCATAACAATATTGTCTCACGATCTCAGGAGTCCATTTCATGGTTTACTCGGGCTTTCACGAATTCTGAAAGAGGAATATGATACGTTTCCCGAAATGGAAAGAAAATATATTATACATCAATTGAATAATTCGATTGAGACACTCTATTCATTTCTTGAGGAGATTTTGTTGTGGGGAAGGCTTCAGAGGGGAGTGGTTAAACCAAAATATTCTGATGAGAATATTTTAAATCTGTTTGAAGAAATTCTTAATGTGCATAAACAGTCTTTATCAAAAAAAGCAATACAAACAGTGATTAACTGCGATAAAGATCTGTCGGCTTTAATCGATAAAGAATTACTATCAGTCGTTCTGCGAAATCTTGTATCTAACGCGATTAAATTTTCACTCAGCGGAAAATCAATTGAACTAAATGCGTTTAAAGAATCGGGCACTTTAAAAATAGAGGTGAGTGATAAAGGCATTGGTATAACAGAAAAGAATCTTTCCAGGTTATTTAAGATTGATGAAATAGTTACAACAAAGGGTACCGAAGGTGAAACTGGTTCCGGTATGGGATTGATTCTTTGTATGGATATACTTAAAAAATTAGAAGGAAAAATTTCTGTGCATACAGTTGAAGGCGAGGGTAGTGTGTTTACAGTTGAACTGCCCAAACAAATTCTTAATTAA
- a CDS encoding GIY-YIG nuclease family protein translates to MRDPAPATKEKSFLFRRIFYFKQMKYYVYIIQSLEGYHYTCMTKELDKRLNEHNDKSLSFWTKRGTNWKLIYKEDFENRQDALRREKWLKTGAVRE, encoded by the coding sequence TTGCGGGATCCTGCCCCCGCTACTAAAGAAAAATCATTCTTATTTAGAAGGATTTTTTATTTTAAACAAATGAAATACTACGTCTATATAATACAAAGTTTAGAAGGATATCATTATACCTGTATGACCAAAGAGCTGGATAAACGATTAAATGAACATAACGACAAATCATTATCCTTCTGGACTAAAAGAGGAACTAACTGGAAACTGATCTACAAAGAAGATTTTGAAAATAGGCAGGATGCACTGAGAAGAGAGAAATGGTTGAAGACTGGAGCAGTGAGAGAATAA